The following is a genomic window from Armatimonadota bacterium.
GGGTGCTCGCCGTGAAGCTGATGCAGAGTGTCTATCGTGTACGATGGCCCGTCGCGCTCCAACTCGATGCGCGAGGTGCTGAAGTGCGGATTGGTGCATGTCGCAGTCACTGTCATGGCGTAGCGGTGCTCCGGCGTCGTGACGGCGTAGTCCTTCTTGTGCGGCGGCTGACCACACGGCACAAACGTGACCACGTCGAGGCCGAAGCACGCCCTGGCCTCTTCCGCCGCCACCAAGTGCCCGTAGTGGATCGGGTCGAAAGTGCCGCCCATGACACCGAGACGCATTTCCGCAGCGTCCTTTTCCCGCGAATCTCACTCAACCGCGCCCGCAACGGCGACCGCCTTCGATCATCGCCCGCGAAACGGGCGCAACCAACCTTAGCGGCGGGCGCAGCGAGATCGCATCCTCACTGCCGAATCTGGCCCGCCCCCTGGATCACGTATTTGTACGTCGTCAGCTCGCGCAGGCCCATCGGGCCGCGGCCGTGGAGTTTCTGCGTGCTGATTCCGATCTCCGCGCCGAGGCCGAACTCTCCGCCGTCGGTGAAGCGCGTCGAGGCGTTGACGTACACGGCGGCTGCATCCACGCCCTCGCAGAAGCGCTGCGCGCGCTCGTAGTCCCCGGTGATGATTGCCTCGGAATGCTTCGTGCTGTAGGTCGCAATGTGGGCCAGCGCGTCCTCAAAGCTCTCAACCACGCGCACCGCGAGGATGAGGTCGAGGTATTCGGCGCGCCAGTCGTCGTCCGTCGCCTCGCCGGCCTCGGGCAGCACCTCGCGCGTGAGATCGCATCCGCGCAGCTCGACGCCCTGCCCAACGAGGGCCGGGCCGACCTGCTTGAGAAATCGCGCCGCCACGGCGCGATGCACGAGCAGCGTCTCGCACGCGTTGCACACGCCCGGGCGCTGGCATTTCGCGTTGATGACGATGCGCTCCGCCATGTCCAGATCCGCGGATTCATCAACGTAGACGTGGCAGTTGCCGACGCCGGTTTCGATCACCGGCACGGTGGAGTTCTCGACGACCGCGCGGATCAACCCTTCGCCGCCGCGCGGAATGAGCACGTCAACGTACTGGTTGAGCCGCATCAATTGCTGCGCCGCCGCACGCTCCGCCGTTTCGATGAGTTGCAGCGCGCCCTGCGGCACGCCCGCAGCGTACGCGGCATCCGCAATGACGCGGGCGAGGGCGACGTTTGACCGCAGCGCCTCGGAGCCCCCGCGCAAGACGACCGCGTTACCCGCCTTCATGCACAGCCCTGCCGCGTCCACGGTCACGTTGGGCCGCGACTCGTAGATCATGCTGACCACGCCGAGCGGCACACGCACCTTGAGGATCTCGAGTCCGTTGGGTCGCCGCCAGCCCTCGATGACCTCGCCCACGGGATCCGGCAGCGCCGCCACCTCGCGCAACCCCGCCGCCATGGCTGCGATACGTTTCTCGCTCAGCAGCAGGCGGTCAACGAGCGCCTCGGAGAGCCCCGCGTCGCGGGCCGCCCGCACATCCGCGCTATTGGCGTCAAGGACGAACTGCTGCCGCTCCGTCAGCGCGTCGGCCATGGCGGTCAACGCGCGGTTCTTCGCCAGCGTTCGCAGCGCGGCCATGTCGCGGGCTGCGACATGCGCCGCCTGCGCCTTGTCAATGACTTCCTGCTCTGCGCTCGTAACGGTCATCGCGTGTTGACTCGCGTCGTTCAATCCAGGAAATCGAACTGCTGCTCGCCGATGAGCACCTTATCGCCGTGCTTCGCCCCGAGGTCGCGCAGGCGCTCGACCACGCCCATGCGCTCGAGCCGGCTCTGAATACTGCCCACCGCATCGTCGCTGTCCAGATCGGTGCGCGCGATCAGCTTCTCCACCGCCGACCCGGTGACCGCGTAGAGGCCGTCGCCGACGCGTTCGACATTCAGCGGCTCGGCCTCCGGCGTCGGGACAAATACCCGAGGTTCAACGTTCTCCTCGGCAGGCGCTAGCTCCTCCACGAGGTCAGCGCAGCGGTACACCAATTCCGCCACGCCGTCGCCGGTGACGGCCGAGATCGGGAGGACCTCGAATCCCGCGTCGCGCAGCGCGCGCGTGAACGAGTCGAGCCGTTCCGCAGCCGCGGGCAGGTCGAGCTTATTCGCTGCGACGAGATGCGGGAGCCGCGACAAATCGGCAGGGTACGCCTTGAGTTCCTCGTTGACGACGCGGAAATCGTCGTGGGGGTCGCGCCCGTCGGCGGCCAGGTCAACGACGTGCACCAGCAGTCTCGTGCGCTCGATATGGCGCAGGAAATCGTGACCTCGCCCGCGGCCGGCGTGGGCGCCTTCCACGAGACCGGGGAGATCGGCGACAATGAAGCTCTTGCCCTCGGGGGTGTGCGCGACGCCGAGGTTAGGCGCGAGGGTCGTAAACGGGTAATCAGCGATCTTGGGCTTGGCCGCGGACATGCGGCTGAGGAGGGTGGACTTGCCGGCGTTGGGCATGCCGATGATGCCGACATCGGCAAGCAGCTTGAGTTCCAGGCGCAGCCAACGCCGCTCGCCGGGCTCGCCTTTCTCGGCGAAGCGCGGGGTCCGCCGCACGGCGGTGGCGAATCGCGCGTTCCCGCGCCCGCCGCGGCCGCCGCGCGCCGCAAGGCATGCGTCGCCGGGCTGCGCGAGGTCGGCGAGTTGCGCGCCCGTGTTCGCGTCGTACATCACGGTACCGGCTGGAACCATTATTTCGACGTCCGCGCCGCGCTCGCCGGTCTTGTTGGCGCCCGCTCCGTGGCCGCCGCGCTGGGCGCGAAAGTGGCTCTTCCTCAAGAAATCAACAAGGGTGCGCACCTTTGCATTCGCGCGCACCCATACGTCGCCGCCGCTGCCTCCGTCCCCTCCATCGGGTCCACCCCGCGGCACATGGCGCTCCCGGCGAAAGCTCGTTGCGCCGTTCCCGCCGTCCCCCGCTTGAACGAAGACTTTCGCTTCGTCAACGAGGATGGATTGCGAACCCGACAACCTAACTCCGCGCCTGGTGGGCGCCTAGGCGGCCGCCACGGGAAGTACGCTGACCCGCCGGCCTCCGTTGCCCGAGCCCTCATACACAACCGTGCCCGCAGCCTTGGCGAACAGGGTGTGATCGCCGCCGATACCGACGTTGAGCCCCGGCCGCACCTTGGTTCCGCGCTGGCGGACGATGATGCTGCCGGGCTTGACCATCTCGCCGGCAAACACCTTCACCCCCAGCCGCTTCGATTTACTGTCCCGCCCGTTGCGGGTACTGCCCATGCCCTTCTTATGTGCCATACGGAAGCGCCTCCGCTAGTCGGCCTGTTTCTCCGCGCCGGCCTCGATGCGCTCGACGAGCAGGCGCGTCACGCGCTGGCGATGCCCGCGCAGCCGCCGGTAGTTCTTCTTCGGCTTGTACTTGAACACGCGAACGCGCGGCCCGCGACCGTGCGCCAGCACGCGACAGATGACCTGCGCGTCCTCCACCGTCGGCGTGCCGACGCGGACGCCGGAATCATCGCCGACCATGAGCACGCGGTCGATCGCGACTCGTTCGCCGGGAGCCGCCAGCAGTGCCTCGACATCGAGCACCGATTGCTCCTGGACGCGGTATTGCTTGCCACCGGTTTCGAGGATTGCGTACATGGATTCGCCCCACACGGGAGATAATGCTAACAAAAAGCGCGCCCGTCTGTCAAGCCTGGCCGAGTTGACTCTGGTAGCATAGCGATTGTGTCCCCGTACAACTGCAAACGGCGAATATCCCCTGCCCGGCTGAAGACGTGTGAGCGCTAGGGCGGGTTGGATCAGGTGCGGATCCGCGTCGCCGTGCTCCCCCTCTCGGCGAATAAGCAGCGGCAAGTGGAGCTGGCGCGCCGGTGCGGATTCGGGGTGGAACCAATCGCGGTGATATTGCTGCCGAAGGCGTCATAGGCATAGGCGTCTCTGACCGCCTGTGTCACATCGGTCAGCGCCGACGCTGCCGAGCTGATCCAGCACATAATGGTATGACGCCCCGCCTCGCCGCATGCTGATCAGCGGGTCGAAGTAGCTCGGGCCCTCGGTGGTGTACGGCGCGGGAAGGTTCCAGCTTACGTCATGCTCCGCGCATACCCGGTCGCCGTGAACAGCAAGGGCGAAGGTCGGACCCAACGGGTGCTGGTGGCAGAGGATTACCCTCATCCGCCCGTAATTCGGGCCACTTGCGCAATGAATGAGCAGGGGACACGGGTGCGGCCCGATGCCAAATACGCAGGCCTGGCAAGCCGCGTCGTCGCCCCGTTGATGCGAGCTTCGCGACTGCCGATAGCGACCTCGACGCGCACTCCTGCCTTGTTCGCAACCGCCCGGCGCGACGCGGAGTCCCAGGCAAAGTGCCAGCCGGGCGCGTCAAGACCGCGCCGCAGCGCCACTGTCCGCTGCTCGGGCGGCAGCGGACTTCGAACAGCGACGATCTTCGATGGTGATTGGCTTGCTGCGGCGGCGAGCGAATCTGCGTAGATCACATTGACTCCGACCGACTCGGGGCCGAAGTCGAAGTAGTAGATGTCCCCGCTAGGCGCCACGAAGACCCCCTTACAGTTCGAAAACGGCCTGCCTGGAAGACGTAACGCTGCCAGCAAAGCACCCCGGGAATCAAGCCGAACCACTGATGTATCGGCGTTCACCCACAGGCTCTCCGTTAAGAAGAAGGGCTCCTTACCTGTGGTGACACGGGAAACGAGGTCGACCAAGTAGATACTCCCCACTTGATCCACCATGTAGTACCAGACACCTCCCTTCTCGCCCCCCATCCAAGGCAGGATCTGCGCAGTGGTCTGAGGCGAGGGGATATCCACTTCTCCCAGGAAGGTCCCATCCGGGGCGCGAACCTCGAAGCGCCGGCTGATCCGCTCCACCCAGGGGCCAGATGCCGAATACACTCGCCCCTGGGGATCGACGAAATCGCCGAGCATGACGGCGGTGATCCGCAGATCCGGGGTGAACACAAAGACGCGTCCTCGCGCCCCCACCACCCCCGGCTCGAAGTCAGGCCCCCAGACGCCGACGAAGAACCGGCCAGTTGCATCAAAGTACAGGAACGACGGATGCACCCTCGGATGGAGGCCGTGCGAGGTCATCCACGCCCCGATCTGACCCAGTATGTAGTCGCCGCCGCGGGCTTCGATCACCACGCCGTCTTCGTCCCTCACGGACGTAACGCGCGTTCCATCGGGATCGAACATCAGGATCTCGTTTGCGCCAGCGCCAGCGACAACAAGCATCTCGCCGTTCGGGCCGACGGCGGGACGACCCAGGTTGAACGCCTCCCCCTCGGTCGCCGTGACCAGGTTCCCGTCCTGGTCAAACCGTTTCACTCTGCGTTGGACGTAGTCAGAGATATACACGTCACCCGACCGGCCCACCGCCAAGCCCGCTGGCCCAATGGGACGACCTTCGCCCCGGTTCGGGACCTCCACGCCTATCTCATCCTCGGCGTCACCATAGCTGAGTTCGAACAGCGTCTGCGGGGTGATGCTCTGTGCTGCGGCCGCCCCCGCCGCGGCAAACGCTGTCAGCAGCGCGCCGAGAAGGAGCCAAGCACGAGCTTGGGCCACGCGATTCCTGTGCCTGCTCTGCTCTCTCATGGTGCCAACCTCCAGCGTGTTTCGCTTCCGCCCAGTCACAAGGCTACTGGGGGCTGAGGCGTCTCACTGCGTAGCCTTTGTCTATCCAGTCTTCTTGGATGCGCTGGGCTGCATGGGGCAAGATACACAGTGCGGAAGTTGCGTACAAGCCAGCAGAGGGCGCGACTGCGCCCGTGACAGAGGAGACCCACATCACGCTCGCGAACCTCCCGGTACTCGTGTGCAGGTGCTGTGGCGGTTGAGGCAACACCGGGCCTCTCCCGTCTACAGCGTAGCCCCCTGGGGCACTTTGTCAAGCCCACAATGTGCTGAGCCGGCTACGCGGCGATCATCTCCCCGGGCAACTGCAGATGGGAAACGTGCCCTCGTGGGTTGAAGACGTCAGGGAGGTCTGCCCGCTCCTGGAGGGTGAACGGGTTGCGCATCGGAACTCGCGGCATCGGCGCCGGCCGGGCTTAGCCCGCGCCCCCACCGCCGCCTCCTCCGCCCCCACCGCCACCGCCGGAGAATCCTCCTCCCCCGCCGGAGCTGCAGCTAAAGGAACTCGTCGCCGTGGAGATCGCGCTGCTGAAGGAGGAGAAAGCGCTCTGCATCGAACTCATCCCCGACAGCGGGCTCTGACCGCCGACGGTCCAGTTGGCAAACGCCCCGCCGACGCCGGCCGCCGCGACCTGCGGGTACAACTCCCGGAATTGCTCTACCACGCGCTCCGCGACACCGAGGGTGACGGCGAACACCAGATAGTGCTCCCACAGCACAACCGCCGGAGGCGGGTAGTCCTCGAGGTCCGAGAAATCCGTGAGGTAGCGGCGGAACGCCTGCCAGCGGTGGAGCGCCATCGCGGCCTGTGGTGTGCGGCGCCGTATGCCTGCGACGCTGGCCGCTATGACCCCGAAGCCCACAAAGGGCGGCAGGAAGGCAAGCGGCGACTCGGTCAGGGGGCCAAGCAGGAACACGGACAGAAACATCACGAACCCCACGGCGATTCCGATGCCCATCGCGACCTTGCTCTTGGGGTCGGTAATTGGGAATCGTTTCGCTTCGGCCTGCGCAGCTTTGCGCCACCGCCCGTAGCGCTTGCGCGTAGCCGCAGGGGCGGCGCTTGCCGACTTCGCAAACGTCTCCAGCGACACGACATCGCCGGGCCTGCGATCCCGGAACAGCATGTCCTCGATCAAATGCCGCTCGGACGGTTTCAGGTCGTCCTCGTAGTCCCCCACCCATTGGAGATAATGCTCATCCTCCATCCGCTCGCCGAGAAGCCCGCCGAGGCGCGGGTGCGCTTCTTGCCGCACCTCCAGCTTAAGCGCGCCGCGGCGAACCAGATCCATGACGGTTGCCGTCATGTCGGTCGCATTAAGCGTTCCCCACTTCCACAGATAGCCGACCTCATTCGGCGTCCAATCGTCGGTTTCGCGCACATACTCGGGCCGGTCGTCGAGGCGGTACTCCCGTCCGAAGACTAGGTACAGCACGAGCGCGACGAGCGGACCGCCGATGGCCAGGATGAGCGGCAGCGCGAACAGAATGCGTCTGCGGTTGGCGCTCTTGGCCCACCGCCCCTCCTCCGCGAGCACCGACGCGAGGACTGCAGCNNNNNNNNNNNNNNNNNNNNNNNNNNNNNNNNNNNNNNNNNNNNNNNNNNNNNNNNNNNNNNNNNNNNNNNNNNNNNNNNNNNNNNNNNNNNNNNNNNNNAGCCGCCGAGGCGGGCACGAGTTACGTCATCGCCATCAAGGCGATTAACGATATCGAAGAGGGCGCTCTGCGTCACGCGCGATTGATGCTCGGCGGCACGGAAGAACTGGATGCCCGTCGCGACGCATTCCTCGACCGCCTGCGGCAGGCAGCGCAGTTCTGCAGCCATCACCCGGCCCCGAATCCAGCATTGCTGTCCGCCGTCATCGCGGCTGCGGATACCGCTGCGAACGCGGCCGAGAACCTGTCCGCTCTGCCGGATCTCCTCGACGATGCCGAGGCGCAGCTCCAGCCGGTGTTCGCGGCGATGCTTGCGGAACCGGTCTTCCTCGCTCCGCCGTACCTGCAGAACGTCACTCCCACCGCCATCACGGTCATGTGGGAAACGGCTGGCGAGTTCCCGGGATACGTGGAGTATAGTGAGACACTGTACGGTGAACACCGGCGGCTGCAAAGCGACGCATCCGCGCTCCACGAGGTCCGCATCGAAGACCTCAAGCCGGGCACTGCGTATATGTACCGCGTCGTCGCCGGTGGGAGCGAGACACCGTGGTCGTCGTTCAAGACCGCACCGACGACAGCCGGCGCGATCCGCTTCACGGTCTGGGCGGACAGCCAGAGCGGCCCGCCGATGAATGAGCACGTCTTTCGACACATGGCGGCCTTCCGGCCGGATATCGCGGTCGGTACCGGCGACGTCGTTGGCAGCGGCTCCAATCTCCAGCAGTGGACTGACGGTCACCTCCAGTCCCTGCGTCATCTCTCAGCCAGCGTACCGACCTACGTCGCCATCGGCAACCACGAATACGGCGGGTTCTGGGATACCGATCCGCGCGTGTGCCCGCCATATGAGCGCTACTTCGACCACCCGACCGCTCGTTCGGGCAACGAATACTGGTTCTCATTCGACTACGGCCCGGCGCGGTTCATCATGCTCGATGCGAATAAGGTGGATGGCCCGAAGGGGGAACGCATACCGCCGGGGAGCCCTCAGTACGAGTGGTTTGCCCGCGAATTGGCCGACGCCGCCGAGAATGCCAAGTGGATCTTTGTCTTCTTCCATCAGCCCCCGTATTCGGAATGCTGGGGCGGCGGGTACTACGACGGCGAGTTCCACTTGCGTCAAGAGATCGTCCCGCTCATCGAGAAGTACAAGGTGGACATCGTGTTTTCCGGCCACACCCACGACTACGAGCGCGGCCTCCCCCATCCTCCGTACGACCCGGCCACCGGCAGCGGGAACGAGGCGACATACATCATCACCGGAGGAGGCGGCGGCTCACTCGACAACCACAAGTACTACGAGTGGCCCCAGATAGACCTTCCCGATCACACGGCGGATCCGTCGAACGACCGTGCGGACGAAGGGCGCTACTACAAGCATCACTTCTGCCTCATCGACATTGACGGCGACAGGCTGCACTTCACGGCTCACGCCGTCAAACCGGACGGTTCTTATGAGGGCGTCCTCGACCAGTTCGACCTCGCGGCCAAGGACCGCAAGGGGCTCTAGGGTTCCGCGGCGACCCCAGCGCCACCGGGGAATCGGTCGATCCGCCACTTTCCGGGACCACAGTGGCGCGGCTGCGCGGGTCATCCACCCGCTCGGCGTATGCGATTTGCGCACCGACTGCGATTGCTGAGGCGGACCGCTACCCGCTCAGGAACAGGTCGCCGATTTTCATCGCCAGCAGGATATCCCCATCTACCTGAAGCCTGCCGGCCATGAAGGCAGCGGTGGGATCCTGGTCGCCGGCGACGATGGCAGCCATGTCGGAGGCCGCGAGAGTGACCGTCACATCGGCCTTGTCCGGCGCGCCCTGCTCGACCTTGCACTCGCCGTTGGCGACAGTCACGGCGTACTGCCCGCCGCCCTCACCCGTGATGTTGAAGTGGAATACCGCTTCTACCCCGGCGGCCGCCTCGGCATTGAACCGTTCGGGCAAGGCCGCAAAAAACGAGTCAACTGCTGCCACGTGAACCTCCTTCATATCGTTCTCTGCATCGCTGCACGCGCTCCCGAGAGCGAACCACGGCGTGGCCCGGGCGCCTGCCATCACGTGCGGCGGCAACAAGCTCGCGGCCGTCGGCCCAGGCTGTGCCTCCGTCGCCTCTCGCCGTGGGTTGTGGCCGCAAGTCCGCTGTGGTAGATGTTATCCGAACAGGTCTATCTTTCTCGATTGCCCCTTGCCGTCAAT
Proteins encoded in this region:
- a CDS encoding DUF2207 domain-containing protein, encoding AAVLASVLAEEGRWAKSANRRRILFALPLILAIGGPLVALVLYLVFGREYRLDDRPEYVRETDDWTPNEVGYLWKWGTLNATDMTATVMDLVRRGALKLEVRQEAHPRLGGLLGERMEDEHYLQWVGDYEDDLKPSERHLIEDMLFRDRRPGDVVSLETFAKSASAAPAATRKRYGRWRKAAQAEAKRFPITDPKSKVAMGIGIAVGFVMFLSVFLLGPLTESPLAFLPPFVGFGVIAASVAGIRRRTPQAAMALHRWQAFRRYLTDFSDLEDYPPPAVVLWEHYLVFAVTLGVAERVVEQFRELYPQVAAAGVGGAFANWTVGGQSPLSGMSSMQSAFSSFSSAISTATSSFSCSSGGGGGFSGGGGGGGGGGGGGAG
- a CDS encoding metallophosphoesterase family protein; translation: AAEAGTSYVIAIKAINDIEEGALRHARLMLGGTEELDARRDAFLDRLRQAAQFCSHHPAPNPALLSAVIAAADTAANAAENLSALPDLLDDAEAQLQPVFAAMLAEPVFLAPPYLQNVTPTAITVMWETAGEFPGYVEYSETLYGEHRRLQSDASALHEVRIEDLKPGTAYMYRVVAGGSETPWSSFKTAPTTAGAIRFTVWADSQSGPPMNEHVFRHMAAFRPDIAVGTGDVVGSGSNLQQWTDGHLQSLRHLSASVPTYVAIGNHEYGGFWDTDPRVCPPYERYFDHPTARSGNEYWFSFDYGPARFIMLDANKVDGPKGERIPPGSPQYEWFARELADAAENAKWIFVFFHQPPYSECWGGGYYDGEFHLRQEIVPLIEKYKVDIVFSGHTHDYERGLPHPPYDPATGSGNEATYIITGGGGGSLDNHKYYEWPQIDLPDHTADPSNDRADEGRYYKHHFCLIDIDGDRLHFTAHAVKPDGSYEGVLDQFDLAAKDRKGL
- a CDS encoding SCP2 sterol-binding domain-containing protein is translated as MAAVDSFFAALPERFNAEAAAGVEAVFHFNITGEGGGQYAVTVANGECKVEQGAPDKADVTVTLAASDMAAIVAGDQDPTAAFMAGRLQVDGDILLAMKIGDLFLSG
- a CDS encoding glutamate-5-semialdehyde dehydrogenase, yielding MTVTSAEQEVIDKAQAAHVAARDMAALRTLAKNRALTAMADALTERQQFVLDANSADVRAARDAGLSEALVDRLLLSEKRIAAMAAGLREVAALPDPVGEVIEGWRRPNGLEILKVRVPLGVVSMIYESRPNVTVDAAGLCMKAGNAVVLRGGSEALRSNVALARVIADAAYAAGVPQGALQLIETAERAAAQQLMRLNQYVDVLIPRGGEGLIRAVVENSTVPVIETGVGNCHVYVDESADLDMAERIVINAKCQRPGVCNACETLLVHRAVAARFLKQVGPALVGQGVELRGCDLTREVLPEAGEATDDDWRAEYLDLILAVRVVESFEDALAHIATYSTKHSEAIITGDYERAQRFCEGVDAAAVYVNASTRFTDGGEFGLGAEIGISTQKLHGRGPMGLRELTTYKYVIQGAGQIRQ
- the rpmA gene encoding 50S ribosomal protein L27, coding for MAHKKGMGSTRNGRDSKSKRLGVKVFAGEMVKPGSIIVRQRGTKVRPGLNVGIGGDHTLFAKAAGTVVYEGSGNGGRRVSVLPVAAA
- the obgE gene encoding GTPase ObgE, with protein sequence MLVDEAKVFVQAGDGGNGATSFRRERHVPRGGPDGGDGGSGGDVWVRANAKVRTLVDFLRKSHFRAQRGGHGAGANKTGERGADVEIMVPAGTVMYDANTGAQLADLAQPGDACLAARGGRGGRGNARFATAVRRTPRFAEKGEPGERRWLRLELKLLADVGIIGMPNAGKSTLLSRMSAAKPKIADYPFTTLAPNLGVAHTPEGKSFIVADLPGLVEGAHAGRGRGHDFLRHIERTRLLVHVVDLAADGRDPHDDFRVVNEELKAYPADLSRLPHLVAANKLDLPAAAERLDSFTRALRDAGFEVLPISAVTGDGVAELVYRCADLVEELAPAEENVEPRVFVPTPEAEPLNVERVGDGLYAVTGSAVEKLIARTDLDSDDAVGSIQSRLERMGVVERLRDLGAKHGDKVLIGEQQFDFLD
- the rplU gene encoding 50S ribosomal protein L21, translated to MYAILETGGKQYRVQEQSVLDVEALLAAPGERVAIDRVLMVGDDSGVRVGTPTVEDAQVICRVLAHGRGPRVRVFKYKPKKNYRRLRGHRQRVTRLLVERIEAGAEKQAD